CTCGACGGTTCGGGCCACTCACGGTGGCCTCCGCCGGGGTTCCAGCACCATTTTTCAATCGAGTATTTGCCTTCGACGCCCCGCCCCTTGGTGAGCTTTCGGCGGCTGTCGCGTGGATGGCCGAGCGTGACGTGCCGTTCTGGGTCACCGTGACCGAACCTACGGTCGAGGTTGTCGAGAGCCACCCTGTCGATCTCGACCTCGTGAAGGCTGCCGAGCAACCTGGGATGGCGATGGCCACACTCGATGAGATACCGCCCCGGGACTCGGTCGCCGAGATCGCTGAGGTGACCGACTCGGATGAACGTGACGAGTTCAGCACGGTTACCGCATCGGCCTTCGAATGGCCGCTGGACGTCGTAGAGCAGGTCGATCAGGCCGCTCTGGCGGCAGACGATGTGCGCTTGTTCCTCGGCAGAGTGGACGGACACCCCGCCGCTAGCGGGCTCTTGATACAGAGCGGGCACGTGGCTGGCGTCTACTCGATCGGCGTGGTCGAGGAATTTCGCCGACGGGGAATCGGGGAAGCGATGAGTTGGGAGGTGCTCCAAGCCGGACGCGAGGCTGGCTGCCAGGTGGGGGTGTTGCAATCGTCCGAGATGGGCTATCCACTCTACGAGAGGATGGGATTCGAGACGGTCGTCACCTACCACCACTTCGAACCTGCCATCGAAGCGGTACGTGGTGCCCAGAGTAGCCCATAATCCATCGGCCTGGGCCAACTTGACCACCCTGCTGAATCCAGCCTCTCTATTCAGCACGCCGCTCTTATCAACGACTTGCTAGTTCTGATCTCATCTGCTGAATAGAGAGCGCGAATGTCGCATGAGATTGGGTCCAATTTGCGAAGGTAGTGATCGCTCAGTGCGGTAGACTAACCGAACGCTGACACCGAATTTAGTTATCGCTCGGTCAGTAAGGTTTTCCCTACGGTTTCCAGACACATATGTGGGTATATGACACACCGCCAAGGGCGAGTAATAGTTGATCTGGAGGGGAAGGTTCTGTGAACTACGTGTTATGGGCGCTGCTGGCGATGGGTTGTTACTCGTTCGCGTTCCTGTTTATGAAAATTGCACTCCAAGATCTGTCGACATTCACCGTCATGCCGATTGCGGTCGGCACACTGGCCGTGGGAGCGACGACTGTGGCGTCCCTGTTCGGTGAGTGGTCGGTTCCGTCGGTGACGAGCCGACCTGTCGGGTTCGCACTCGCAGCAGGAATCTGTCTCGCTGGTGCTGTCGTCGGGTATTTCCGCGCACTCTCGACTGGCCCTGTTAGCGTCGTCGTGCCGATCTTCGGGATGTTCCTCGTCGGTGGAGCACTCCTCGGAATCGTCGTGTTGGGCGAGGGAGTCACGGCGAAGAAGGCCCTCGGCATCGCGTTTGGTGCTGTTGCGGTCGTCCTCATTGCCACGTGATGCCCCGAGTCTGATCACGCGTGATCCGTGTGTTCTACGCAACTGCACAATACGCATGTGTAGTGAGCCGGGGTTCACCGGTTTCGGCGTGAAACAGACGAAGTCGTCGTACTGAACTCAGGCTCTTAGTCGGTCACGCCGTTTCTGACAAGAATCGAGTAGTTGATCTAGTATCTGCTGAACTCACAGCGCGAATGCAGCATGGATCGTCGCCCACTCAGGGGGGAGTACAATTGCTCAATTCTTCCACAGTTTCGGTGGACTATTCCGGTTTCCGGCCAGCGGATATCCTCTTTCACGAAGCCCAGCAGAGAAGACATATATGCTATAGTGCCTAATTTGAAGGTGTGAGTAGTTACCAATTATTAATTTTAGTTATAGTCTCTGTGAGTATACTACCGATGACTGGCTGCGTCGGCGTCGAAAACGGCTATGAAGACTATGAGTACACGGTTTCGGCGAGCGAGCCCCACACCGGGGACGTCTTCGGCGACGTAACAGAAACGCAGTTCTACTCAGAATGGGGGTATACCTATGCGTCCGTGACAGTGAGGAACGGGGTCAACGAATCGCTGGTCGATTCGAGCGGGAACTGGTCGATTCCGGATGGGAATGCGACGACCGTCCGGTTAGAGCAAGTACGGATCACCAACGGATCGACGGTGGTTCAGGGTGGCCGCGAAATTACGCCGGACGATCCCGATTGGGGCGCCCATCTCGACGTTCCGTCTGACGGCGACGAGGAACGGTATCTGCTGCGGGCGACGGCAGACAATAGAACAATAGACTCCATCGAGATAACGATACGAGAGACGTGACAGAATTGCAGGGACAGATACGTACGCATTTCAGGGACTGATCGGTGCGGTCGTCACACTCGGTGTCGGATTGCTCGTGATGAATGGTCCCTATACACCGTCCGAGACGCCCGACTCGTCCGCTTCGTCATTCTGTGGCTGCCCGTCGTAATTCCGAACCCGTACTCGAAACTCCTCTCGTAGACTAATCACAGATAGTGTAATGACATGCTCTTTATTCAGCACGCCGATCATGACAGTGATTCGGGAGTTCGATCGGGTCTTGCTGAATAGATAGCGCGAATGCGGCACGAGATTGTGACCGATCTACGAACGTGGTGATCGCTCAGTACAGGACGCTGTAATATCAGTTCAAAAATCACTAATTCTATTATAATTCTGCTATGAGTGCTATTATGGACGAATCTGCCCTCCAGAACCGTCTTGACACTATCCAATTGATATTGCTGGTGAACACCCTTCTCTTACTTGGAATCGGATTTAAATACGCTACTGAATCAACAGTTGGAGTGATAGTACTCGCAGCATTAGTTGGATACGGGCATCTGAAGAGCAGTCGATAATCTGAACTGAGTTCAGTAAGTTCGCAGATTTACTGAACAGCTGGTTCATTGGATTCAGCGTGAAACAAACGAAGCCATCGTACTGAACTCATCCTCTGTATTCATCACGCCGCTCTTGACAACAACTCGGTAGCTGGTTCAGCTTCTGCTGAATAGACAGCGCAAGTCTGTCAGTGTCTCGTCGATAGAGCAGGGTGCTGAATCCTGTTGCGCCATAACGCGTGTTAGCCAAACGGACAGCGACCAGCAACCTCGAACGAGCACTCGCCGAACGCGTGGAGGTTCCCGAAGTTCGATCCGAGCCCGAGGTTCGATCCGAGGAAGACGAGGTCAGAGGTGACCGCCGGAGTCCCCTTGCCGGCCTCTTCGTTGCGCCCCATCTCTGCGCGACCGAGTTCCTCGCCCGTTGCAGCGTCGACGACGAACAGGTGACCGTACATCGTACCACGCTGAATCCAGCCCGTGGCGTAGACTGCATCACCGGAAACGACCGGCGTCGAGACGAGATCGACCTGTGGCTCGCCCTGGGGGCGCTTGCCCTCGTCGGGACCAAACCGCCACACCCGCTCACCCGTCTCGAGACGGCGGGCCTCGAGGCCGAAAGCCGCGACATGATAGATCAGTCCGTCAGCGACGGCACACCCCGCGACCGGCCAGCGGGAACCGATCGGCTGCCGCCAGCGAAGCGATCGGTCATCGCGGTCCAGCGCGACGAGCGTGTGCTGCTCGTCGTCCTGGTGCCAGAGCGGCACGAGCAGCAGGTCGTCGACGACGGTCGGGGTTCCGTAGATAGGCTCCTCCCAGCGCCAGTACTCCTCACCGGTCGCCAGATCGAGCGCGACGAGACCATCACGATGGAACGGGGCGTAAACCATGTTATCGGTTCCGGCCAATCGCACCATCCCTTCACACTCGGGGAAGGGCGTTTGCCACTGTTCATCGCCAGTCGCGGGATCGATGCCGTAGACACGTTCGTCTTGGTGGTCTTCGGCGCTGTACGCCCCCGTGACGACAACGTCGTCGGTAACGACGGGCGTGATGTTGTAGGGGGGTCGTTGCTGGCCGCGAGAGAGGTTGTCGAAGGCCCACTGAACCTTTCCGTCAGTGGTGAGCATCGTCAACCCAGGCTTGGTCTGGAGGAACAACCGGTCCCCGTCGACGACCGTTGAATCCGAGTGGTACACATAATGGAACTTGTCGGTCCGGAAGAGTTCGGTCGTCCACCTGGAGTTGCCAGTCGCCGCGTCGAACGCCTCGATCCACGCCCCGCCGCGTTCCTTACCTCGTGGCTCCTGTGAATAGGCAAAGTAGAGCACGCCATCGTCGACCACCGGAGAGGTATCGACCACGCCGCCGCGCGATCGCTCCCTGTGCCAGACTGTGTGGAGGTCCGTAGTCGGCCCCTCTGTAGTCGAGTACCCCGTGTGGGCGTTATTCAGCGTTCGTCTGGGCCAGGAACCGTCGGCGGACGAGTTCTCGGTCGAGACGCATCCCGCGAATGCACCGCTCCCAGCAGTACACGCTGCGAGAACCGACCGACGAGTGGAGGGCATTGGTACGAGGGTTACCGTGGCG
The nucleotide sequence above comes from Halosolutus halophilus. Encoded proteins:
- a CDS encoding PQQ-binding-like beta-propeller repeat protein, yielding MVDDGVLYFAYSQEPRGKERGGAWIEAFDAATGNSRWTTELFRTDKFHYVYHSDSTVVDGDRLFLQTKPGLTMLTTDGKVQWAFDNLSRGQQRPPYNITPVVTDDVVVTGAYSAEDHQDERVYGIDPATGDEQWQTPFPECEGMVRLAGTDNMVYAPFHRDGLVALDLATGEEYWRWEEPIYGTPTVVDDLLLVPLWHQDDEQHTLVALDRDDRSLRWRQPIGSRWPVAGCAVADGLIYHVAAFGLEARRLETGERVWRFGPDEGKRPQGEPQVDLVSTPVVSGDAVYATGWIQRGTMYGHLFVVDAATGEELGRAEMGRNEEAGKGTPAVTSDLVFLGSNLGLGSNFGNLHAFGECSFEVAGRCPFG
- a CDS encoding GNAT family N-acetyltransferase codes for the protein MTRDLVTTANENLRRAFGILADEAQSGESRRFGPLTVASAGVPAPFFNRVFAFDAPPLGELSAAVAWMAERDVPFWVTVTEPTVEVVESHPVDLDLVKAAEQPGMAMATLDEIPPRDSVAEIAEVTDSDERDEFSTVTASAFEWPLDVVEQVDQAALAADDVRLFLGRVDGHPAASGLLIQSGHVAGVYSIGVVEEFRRRGIGEAMSWEVLQAGREAGCQVGVLQSSEMGYPLYERMGFETVVTYHHFEPAIEAVRGAQSSP
- a CDS encoding EamA family transporter; this translates as MNYVLWALLAMGCYSFAFLFMKIALQDLSTFTVMPIAVGTLAVGATTVASLFGEWSVPSVTSRPVGFALAAGICLAGAVVGYFRALSTGPVSVVVPIFGMFLVGGALLGIVVLGEGVTAKKALGIAFGAVAVVLIAT